In Candidatus Hydrogenedentota bacterium, the genomic window ATTCCATCACCCCGGCTATCCCACGCCGGCCCCTCGTGAACTCCGGCTCAAAGACAGCCTGAATGATACGATTGTCGATGCCACCCTGCCGCCCGCGCATACGGTCGAGGGAACCGTGGTCGGTCCCAAGGGCAATCCCATGCCCGGCGTTGCGCTCAGCTACCTTGTAGACGATTTCGTGCAGGACCTGACCTACACCAACCGGCTGGGCAAATACCGGCTGACAGCGGCAGCAGGGGAAGGCCGTGTGCATGTCATTGCTCCACCCGGGTATATGCCCGCGGAACCCCTCGATATCGTGGTGCGCATCGAGAAGGTCCCTCTCACCGAGGTTCGGCCCATCCCCCTCAGCGAGCTGCCTCTGCTCAGCGGAACGGTGGTGGATACTGACAATGCTCCCCTGGAAGCCGTCCTGGTCAGTGCCTTGGACCTGAAAACGCCGCTCTATACGCTCACAGACGCCGAGGGAAGATTCGAGATGCCTCTCGATGTGGTGCCTGAAGAAAAAGAAGTGAAAATGCGCGCTGAACACGCATTGCGGTTCCTCCGGCGCGATTTCTCTATAAACATCCGCAAGAAAGAATACGATATCACTGTCGCCTTGCGGCCGTTCCAGCCGGACGTGCAACCTAACAACCCCAGGAACGCTCCAAATGACTTGAGCTCGCTTGTGGGCAAGCCTGCGCCGCCTCTAACCTGCCAGGCATGGATTAATAGTGAAGAGCTCACCCTGGATGAACTTCGAGGGAAGGTCGTCGTGCTTCTCTTATGGGCGGGTTTCGACCCCTATGCCGCCAATGCCGCTCCACTCTCGGAGCTGCTCCTGCTCCACAAGGCGCTTGCCGACTCCGCCAGCGACGTGACCTTTGTCGGCGTCCATGACGATTCCGACCCGCCGAATGTCGTAAAAACCTACACTGCCCGCTTGGGCATGACGTTTCCCGTCGGTGTTGACACGTCTCCCATGGTCACCCACACCCGATACGCCGCTACAGTGCTGCCTCAGGTCGTTCTGATCGACAAGCAGGGCATCGTGCGCTACTTTGACGTGAAGGGACGTTTGCTGGAGCTCATTAAAGACTTGCGGCGCCATCCATGACAGTCCCCCGCAAAAGCCCCGCGAGCGGAAAGATCCACAAAAAACGCGCCCGGCCTCAAGAAGAGCCAGGCGCGTCCAACTCAGGCGCGCAACGCCTACGACTTCATCGCAGCAATATGTCTCTGCAAACGCGACTTTTTGCGCGCGGCGTTGTTCGGATGGAAAACACCTTTGTCAGCCGCCTTATCGATTGCAGACAACGCCACAGGCGCCAGTTCCTTGACCTTAGCTTCGTCCTTGGCTTCGACCGCCGATAAGACGTTCTTGATATACGTGCGTACCTTCGAGCGAACCGCTTGATTCTGTTGGCGATTACGCTCGTTGGTCCTAATCCGCTTCTTGGCAGATTTGATCTTGGCCATTCCTGAATTCTCCCAAACCTCTCACGCGACCAGACGTATTCTTTCTTCGCACAGGGACCATACTTTACCAAATGCGAACCGCCCCGTGCAACTTCCATCCCCCCGCCCCAATCGCCTGATAGGAAAGCCCTCGCGGGAGGGATCGTATGGCCTCCATAACGACAAGAACGAACTCACACGGAGACGCAGGCAACACGAAGATTGAATCCTCCGAAACAGAATGAGATAGGAAGTTTTATTGCGGATTGCGCGGCGGGGCTTCATCGAGAGACGGGTCACGGGCTGTTGAAAACAGTGTACGAAGCG contains:
- the rpsT gene encoding 30S ribosomal protein S20, translated to MAKIKSAKKRIRTNERNRQQNQAVRSKVRTYIKNVLSAVEAKDEAKVKELAPVALSAIDKAADKGVFHPNNAARKKSRLQRHIAAMKS
- a CDS encoding carboxypeptidase regulatory-like domain-containing protein, whose protein sequence is MRQSAIVILTALCLAANAIEIQGRVLDPEGNPVSGADVWLSRERIVTAAKTSETGEFLFHGAQSGSITLAARKAEFALTGLSGHVFDDLNVDLRMATPDTVRIRVIDHVGNPVEGVRVKRLVIGGAFEIFTEDLVQYGFPSIRSDADGAMAILGIPQGSYVAVTLEHRKFCELFLPYLVPHPRQHPAQLYPGQVLRGHITAADATGVASARALVFREDDGQRLLMYDILADAEGYYNATIPPGTYSLEFHHPGYPTPAPRELRLKDSLNDTIVDATLPPAHTVEGTVVGPKGNPMPGVALSYLVDDFVQDLTYTNRLGKYRLTAAAGEGRVHVIAPPGYMPAEPLDIVVRIEKVPLTEVRPIPLSELPLLSGTVVDTDNAPLEAVLVSALDLKTPLYTLTDAEGRFEMPLDVVPEEKEVKMRAEHALRFLRRDFSINIRKKEYDITVALRPFQPDVQPNNPRNAPNDLSSLVGKPAPPLTCQAWINSEELTLDELRGKVVVLLLWAGFDPYAANAAPLSELLLLHKALADSASDVTFVGVHDDSDPPNVVKTYTARLGMTFPVGVDTSPMVTHTRYAATVLPQVVLIDKQGIVRYFDVKGRLLELIKDLRRHP